The proteins below are encoded in one region of Thunnus maccoyii chromosome 24, fThuMac1.1, whole genome shotgun sequence:
- the LOC121891704 gene encoding coagulation factor VII-like, which yields MWLKVFVTFVFSFSSCQPASVFLDPDRAHGVLVRTRRYNSGLLEELQKGDLKRECLEEKCSYEEAREVFEHTEITDEFWKTYNIPDSCKLNPCLNGGICSVQASSYTCDCLPQFSGLNCELEYHPDPETCLLDNGGCEHFCVEDEGGHRLNCSCADGYFLDTDGTSCLAKESIACGMVPVLQGEDKAKQLDPRARIVGGVECPKGECPWQVLLVYEGKGFCGGVIYKPTWILTASHCLEDTDAQFLKVVAGEHNTEVDEGTEQYVQVAQIIMHEHYVKSTADNDIALLRLASPIVYTPYAVPACLPTRLLADHHLWAIMKHTVSGWGRRGENGPTSHVLRRLKVPRILTQQCVEESGVVLTKNMFCAGYIEGRQDSCEGDSGGPLVTAYKKTTFLLGIVSWGKGCARPGNYSIYTRVSNYLEWIHDQTARPEQPTNNTKALLHDLTT from the exons ATGTGGCTGAAAGTCTTCGTCACCTTCGTCTTCAGCTTCTCCAGCTGCCAGCCGGCATCAG TCTTCCTGGATCCAGACCGGGCCCACGGCGTCCTGGTCCGGACTCGGAGGTATAACTCAGGCTTGCTTGAGGAGCTACAGAAGGGAGATCTGAAGCGGGAGTGTCTGGAGGAAAAATGCTCCTACGAGGAGGCCCGGGAGGTGTTTGAACACACCGAGATCACG GACGAGTTTTGGAAGACCTATAACA TACCAGACAGCTGCAAGTTGAACCCCTGCCTGAATGGTGGAATCTGCTCTGTCCAGGCTTCATCCTACACCTGCGACTGCCTGCCACAGTTCAGCGGACTCAACTGTGAGCTCG AATACCACCCCGACCCCGAGACCTGCCTGCTGGACAACGGAGGCTGTGAACATTTCTGTGTTGAAGACGAGGGAGGACATAGACTTAACTGCTCGTGTGCAGACGGTTACTTCCTGGACACTGATGGGACGAGCTGCCTGGCAAAAG AGTCGATAGCGTGCGGCATGGTCCCTGTCCTGCAGGGAGAAGATAAAGCCAAGCAGCTCGACCCTCGAGCACGAATTGTCGGTGGAGTAGAGTGTCCCAAAGGTGAATGCCCCTGGCAG GTTTTGCTGGTGTATGAGGGCAAAGGTTTCTGTGGTGGTGTGATTTATAAACCTACATGGATCCTCACAGCGTCTCACTGCCTGGAGGACACTGACGCGCAGTTTCTAAAAGTGGTCGCAG GCGAACACAACACTGAGGTGGATGAGGGCACGGAGCAGTACGTCCAGGTCGCCCAGATCATTATGCACGAGCACTATGTGAAGAGCACCGCTGACAATGACATCGCCCTCCTGCGCCTGGCGTCGCCCATCGTTTACACGCCATATGCCGTCCCAGCCTGCCTGCCGACGAGACTGCTGGCAGACCACCACCTCTGGGCAATCATGAAGCACACAGTGAGTGGCTGGGGAAGGCGGGGGGAGAACGGACCAACCTCACATGTGCTGCGACGGCTCAAAGTACCTCGGATCCTGACGCAGCAGTGTGTAGAGGAGAGTGGCGTGGTGCTCACCAAGAACATGTTCTGCGCCGGGTACATCGAGGGCCGGCAGGACTCGTGTGAAGGCGACAGTGGCGGGCCGCTAGTGACGGCGTACAAGAAGACAACGTTCCTGCTGGGGATCGTCAGCTGGGGGAAGGGCTGTGCCCGACCGGGCAACTACAGCATCTACACCCGGGTGTCCAACTACCTGGAGTGGATCCACGACCAAACAGCGAGACCAGAACAGCCGACAAACAACACCAAGGCTTTACTGCACGACCTGACCACCTGA
- the f7i gene encoding coagulation factor VIIi: protein MLLRSCCTAWILLSGITAAAVFVEKHEASAVLQRWRRANSGFLEELKQGNLERECIEEICNYEEAREVFEDDDMTRQFWLTYERREPCLVNPCKNNGTCIYIGNTYDCQCPEGFEGRYCQTVFEDSLGCIYQNGRCQHFCDGSGVRRKCSCADGYMLGDNGRDCIAQVEYPCGQLAPREASMNQSVVGLTRLVGADHYPRGECPWQVLVQLDGRSHCGGVLIRPDWVITAAHCIYGNDPQNLTVVAGENDLDVDDGTEQRISVSMAIAHEGYVPATGDSDVALLKLSRPVTLNRYALPVCLPTKDFTEKELLLIRYHTVSGWGKRTSGGNTESPGALPAAPTSPILRKMSVPIIPNSKCSQVAEFNFTTNMLCAGYLEGRQEGCRGDDGSPLVTLYGSTHFLTGVVGWGRGCSYPGYYGVYANMASFVDWVEATMKDPPTMTTANEKSVEKAAPSTSDMLQQKLV, encoded by the exons ATGCTGCTGAGGAGCTGCTGCACCGCCTGGATTCTGCTGTCTggcatcactgctgctgcag tgtttgtagAGAAGCACGAGGCCAGCGCTGTGCTGCAGAGATGGCGGCGAGCGAACAGCGGCTTCCTAGAGGAGCTGAAACAAGGAAACCTGGAGAGGGAATGCATCGAGGAGATCTGCAACTACGAGGAGGCTCGAGAGGTCTTCGAAGACGACGACATGACG AGGCAGTTCTGGCTGACGTATGAAC GTCGTGAACCCTGCCTGGTCAACCCTTGTAAAAACAACGGGACATGTATCTATATTGGGAACACCTATGATTGCCAGTGTCCTGAAGGATTCGAAGGACGATACTGTCAGacag TATTTGAAGACTCTCTAGGGTGCATTTACCAGAATGGACGGTGTCAGCATTTCTGTGACGGCTCCGGAGTAAGACGTAAATGTTCCTGCGCTGACGGATACATGCTGGGCGACAACGGACGAGACTGCATCGCTCAGG TGGAGTATCCATGTGGTCAGCTGGCTCCACGGGAGGCAAGCATGAACCAGAGTGTTGTGGGTCTAACCAGGCTGGTGGGAGCCGATCACTATCCCCGAGGAGAGTGTCCCTGGCAG GTTCTGGTTCAGTTAGATGGGCGGAGTCACTGCGGAGGTGTTCTGATCCGTCCAGACTGGGTCATCACTGCTGCCCACTGTATCTATGGCAACGACCCCCAAAACCTCACAGTGGTGGCAG gGGAAAACGACCTGGATGTTGACGACGGCACCGAGCAGAGGATCTCTGTTTCTATGGCGATCGCCCATGAGGGTTACGTCCCGGCCACAGGTGACAGCGACGTCGCCCTGCTGAAGCTGAGCCGCCCCGTCACTTTGAACCGCTACGCCCTCCCCGTCTGCCTGCCCACTAAAGACTTCACCGAGAAGGAGCTGCTGCTTATCCGCTACCACACCGTGTCCGGCTGGGGCAAGAGGACCAGCGGGGGCAACACTGAGAGCCCCGGCGCTCTGCCCGCCGCCCCCACCTCCCCCATCCTTCGCAAGATGTCCGTCCCCATCATCCCGAACTCCAAGTGCTCCCAAGTAGCCGAGTTCAACTTCACCACCAACATGCTGTGTGCCGGTTACCTGGAAGGTCGGCAGGAGGGTTGCCGCGGAGACGACGGCAGTCCGCTGGTCACGCTCTATGGCTCCACCCACTTCCTGACGGGCGTGGTCGGCTGGGGGCGGGGCTGTTCATACCCGGGGTATTATGGGGTGTACGCCAACATGGCCAGCTTTGTAGACTGGGTGGAGGCCACGATGAAAGACCCGCCTACCATGACGACAGCCAATGAGAAGTCAGTGGAGAAAGCGGCGCCGTCGACTTCTGACATGCTGCAACAGAAACTAGTTTAA
- the LOC121891738 gene encoding coagulation factor VII-like, which translates to MLKLHRPIKLGLYVVPICLQAQNSSFGRTLATIRHANVSGWGRLAQHGPPARILQRLTLPRVPLQECRLHTKLNITRNMLCAGRRTGGQDACGGDSGGPLVTLYKKTWFLTGVVSWGKGCAKENLYGVYTKVSNFLDWIQKIMSTG; encoded by the coding sequence ATGCTGAAGCTTCACCGTCCTATCAAACTGGGTCTCTACGTGGTGCCGATTTGTCTTCAGGCTCAGAACAGTTCCTTTGGCCGGACACTGGCGACCATCCGACACGCAAATGTATCTGGTTGGGGCCGCCTGGCACAGCACGGCCCTCCGGCCAGAATCCTCCAGCGCCTGACGCTGCCGAGAGTCCCGCTGCAGGAGTGCCGCCTCCACACCAAGCTCAACATCACCAGGAACATGCTCTGCGCCGGGCGGAGGACCGGCGGGCAAGATGCCTGCGGCGGTGACAGCGGTGGCCCTCTGGTCACGCTATACAAGAAAACGTGGTTCCTGACAGGCGTGGTGAGCTGGGGTAAGGGGTGCGCCAAAGAAAACCTGTACGGCGTCTACACCAAAGTGAGCAACTTCCTGGACTGGATCCAGAAAATCATGTCCACCGGATGA
- the f10 gene encoding coagulation factor X, whose product MEERCNWEEAREIFENTDKTNEFWAIYIDGDACLSMPCAHGGLCQDGIGSYNCFCQAGYQGFNCEIVIPKICENANGGCEHFCKVEKGNAMCSCADGYYLASDDKSCDSKEEYKCGAIFTGSTRTVFRYDRPNMTEGNVTGLNDMDVNNNATDPENANISSSTISMVHEELHTSVMAGMTRIVDGEDCPPGECPWQALLLNEDNRGFCGGTILTEYIILTAAHCMNQSRFIYVKLGEFDILVDHGNEVVHHVETLITHNKYKPDTYHNDIALIKLATPIKFTRFILPACIPEPDFAEKVLMQQPDGIVSGFGRLGEGRQPSTILQRLTMPYVDRHTCIESTNLHISKRMFCAGYDTIAKDACQGDSGGPHVTRYSDTFFITGIVSWGEGCARKGKYGIYTQVSKYIGWIREGIRRLTPKETSTNRVKRHHGPIKRLYL is encoded by the exons ATGGAGGAGCGCTGCAACTGGGAGGAGGCGCGGGAGATCTtcgaaaacactgacaaaact AATGAATTCTGGGCCATATATATCG ATGGCGACGCATGTTTATCGATGCCCTGTGCTCATGGAGGACTTTGCCAAGACGGGATCGGCAGCTACAACTGCTTCTGCCAGGCCGGGTACCAGGGCTTCAACTGTGAAATTG TTATTCCTAAAATCTGTGAGAACGCAAACGGTGGCTGCGAACACTTCTGCAAAGTGGAAAAAGGAAATGCGATGTGCTCCTGTGCTGATGGATATTACCTGGCATCAGATGACAAGTCCTGCGACTCCAAAG AGGAATACAAATGTGGCGCCATCTTTACTGGAAGCACCCGGACTGTTTTCAGGTATGATCGGCCAAACATGACGGAGGGGAACGTTACTGGGTTGAATGACATGGACGTCAACAACAACGCAACCGATCCGGAGAATGcgaacatcagcagcagcactatTTCCATGGTTCATGAGGAACTGCACACGTCAGTTATGGCGGGTATGACCCGCATTGTTGACGGAGAGGACTGTCCACCAGGAGAATGTCCATGGCAG GCTCTCCTCCTGAACGAGGATAACCGAGGGTTCTGCGGAGGAACCATCCTCACCGAATACATTATCCTGACCGCCGCCCACTGCATGAACCAATCACGCTTCATCTATGTTAAACTCG GTGAGTTTGACATACTGGTGGATCACGGTAACGAAGTTGTCCACCATGTGGAAACTCTTATCACTCACAATAAATATAAGCCCGACACCTACCACAATGACATCGCACTCATCAAATTGGCGACGCCCATCAAGTTCACCAGGTTCATCCTGCCAGCCTGCATACCTGAGCCAGATTTTGCTGAAAAG GTCCTGATGCAGCAGCCGGACGGCATAGTCAGTGGGTTTGGACGTCTCGGCGAGGGTCGGCAGCCGTCCACCATCTTGCAGCGCCTCACCATGCCTTATGTAGATCGGCACACCTGCATAGAATCCACTAATTTACATATCTCTAAACGCATGTTCTGTGCCGGCTACGACACAATAGCAAAAGACGCATGCCAAGGTGACAGTGGCGGGCCGCACGTCACACGATACAGCGACACCTTTTTCATCACCGGCATTGTGAGCTGGGGTGAAGGCTGCGCACGCAAAGGCAAATACGGCATCTACACCCAGGTGTCCAAGTATATTGGCTGGATCCGTGAGGGCATACGCAGGCTGACGCCCAAAGAGACGAGTACCAACAGGGTGAAGAGGCACCATGGCCCCATCAAGAGGCTGTATTTGTAA